The following proteins are encoded in a genomic region of Roseofilum capinflatum BLCC-M114:
- a CDS encoding UPF0182 family protein: protein MQWVRSPKIGWILVILLAGWLIFDITTNLIAEGLWFSEVGYSPEFALRVTTQLIVGAIVFGISSLYLCGNLWVANLLKHPNPPENQDAYPKHAKTVSLGWLLLFVGLLSLILGLIVVQYAEVILQYWHTDFNIARLTPELPPRFRPESALRTFLELPSSPIKTLWIIGFPLLLLCIPQRILLAIAVLLSTGLGVILSSHWARILASFNPTPFNQVDPLFDQDISFYIFTLPVLHLLEFWLVILCVFSLLAVTIIYLLSGRSLALGSFPGFSPKQRRHLQIISAAVMFSVAYSYALSRYELLYSSTGVIYGASFTDIYTQKPMIEVLSILAAAYGFFLLGRSVYWAKKRDIWRKMIYVMILYLGIAGVSNYGLPALSQRLLVEPNELGRETPFIQHSIEYTRSAFDLDKIEVAPFNPEGQLTPQDLLNNRLTIDNIRLWDTRPLLQTNRQLQQIRLYYKFLDADIERYTFRKRDYQGAEKQQVILAPRELDYEGVPPEAKTWVNEHLVYTHGYGFTLSPVNTVAPDGLPEYYVKDIGAESPEGQTTPVWISDARIRDSIPIGQPRIYYGELTNTYIMTPSREPELDYPQGDANQYNFYDGTGGVSIASSWRRWLFAKYLNDWEMLLTQSFTPETKVLFRRNIVDRVKAIAPFLRFDQDPYLVVANTNLSGDSSPNQENYLYWVIDAYTTSDRYPYSDPGGQPFNYIRNSVKVVVDAYNGKVYFFISDDADPMIQTFAKIFPNLFRSLEEMPQSLRVHIRYPVDLFSIQSNQLLTYHMRDPQVFYNREDQWRVPLEIYGGQPQTVQPYYLIIKLPTENREEFILLHPFTPASRNNLIAWLAGRSDGESYGKLLLYQFSKQQLIYGPEQIDALINQDPEISRQISLWNRQGSKAIQGNLLVIPIEKSLLYVEPLYLEAEQNSLPTLVRVIVAYENQIIMADSLDKALNAIFNSSNSPPSNAPTPVIRNLNEIGPP, encoded by the coding sequence ATGCAGTGGGTACGATCGCCAAAAATCGGTTGGATTCTAGTCATCCTGTTAGCAGGATGGCTCATTTTCGATATCACCACCAACCTTATTGCCGAAGGACTCTGGTTTAGCGAAGTCGGTTATAGTCCTGAATTTGCCCTGCGGGTAACCACCCAACTCATCGTCGGAGCCATTGTTTTCGGAATCAGCAGCCTTTATCTGTGCGGCAATCTTTGGGTTGCTAACCTTCTCAAACATCCCAACCCCCCAGAAAATCAAGACGCTTATCCCAAACATGCCAAAACCGTTTCCCTAGGATGGTTACTCCTCTTCGTCGGCCTCCTGAGCCTCATCTTAGGATTAATTGTGGTTCAATATGCAGAAGTCATCCTGCAATATTGGCATACCGATTTTAACATTGCCCGCCTCACCCCCGAACTCCCGCCTCGATTTCGCCCCGAATCAGCCCTTCGCACCTTCTTAGAGCTGCCCTCTTCTCCCATCAAAACCCTATGGATCATCGGGTTCCCCCTCCTCCTATTATGCATTCCTCAAAGAATCTTGCTGGCGATCGCCGTCCTCCTCAGCACCGGTTTAGGCGTAATTTTATCCAGTCATTGGGCCAGAATTCTCGCCAGTTTTAATCCGACTCCCTTCAACCAAGTCGATCCCCTCTTCGATCAAGATATTAGTTTCTACATCTTCACCTTACCCGTTCTCCATCTCCTCGAATTTTGGCTCGTTATCCTCTGTGTTTTTTCCCTACTTGCCGTTACCATTATCTATTTATTATCCGGTAGAAGTTTAGCCCTGGGCAGTTTTCCCGGCTTTTCTCCCAAACAGCGCCGCCATCTGCAAATCATTAGTGCCGCAGTCATGTTTAGCGTCGCCTATAGTTATGCCCTCTCCCGCTATGAACTGCTCTATTCTTCTACCGGAGTCATTTATGGAGCCAGCTTTACCGATATTTATACCCAAAAACCCATGATTGAAGTGCTGTCAATTTTGGCAGCCGCCTATGGTTTCTTCCTTTTAGGTCGCTCAGTTTATTGGGCAAAAAAACGGGATATTTGGCGGAAAATGATTTACGTGATGATTCTCTATTTAGGGATTGCTGGAGTGAGCAATTATGGCCTACCAGCTCTGAGCCAAAGATTACTTGTTGAACCCAATGAACTGGGACGAGAAACCCCATTTATCCAGCACAGTATTGAATATACCCGCTCTGCTTTTGATTTAGACAAAATTGAAGTTGCTCCCTTTAATCCTGAAGGGCAATTAACCCCGCAAGACTTACTCAACAATAGGCTAACGATTGATAATATTCGGCTCTGGGATACTCGCCCCCTCTTGCAAACCAACCGACAGTTGCAACAAATTCGCTTATATTATAAATTCCTCGATGCTGATATTGAGCGCTATACATTTCGCAAGCGCGATTATCAAGGAGCAGAAAAACAACAAGTTATTTTAGCCCCTAGAGAATTAGACTATGAAGGAGTTCCCCCAGAAGCCAAAACTTGGGTCAATGAACATTTAGTCTATACCCATGGTTATGGCTTTACCCTGTCCCCCGTAAATACGGTTGCACCCGATGGCTTACCCGAATACTATGTCAAAGATATTGGTGCAGAAAGTCCAGAAGGGCAAACTACTCCCGTTTGGATTTCTGACGCTCGAATTCGTGATAGTATTCCCATTGGTCAACCGAGAATTTATTACGGGGAATTGACCAATACTTATATTATGACTCCTTCGAGGGAACCGGAGTTAGATTATCCCCAAGGGGATGCCAACCAATACAATTTTTATGATGGCACAGGGGGCGTATCGATCGCCAGTTCCTGGAGACGGTGGTTGTTTGCCAAATACCTCAACGACTGGGAAATGCTTTTAACCCAGTCCTTTACCCCAGAAACAAAAGTTTTATTTCGCCGCAATATCGTCGATCGCGTCAAGGCGATCGCCCCCTTTCTCCGATTCGATCAAGACCCCTATTTAGTCGTTGCTAACACCAATTTAAGCGGTGATTCTAGTCCGAATCAAGAGAATTATTTATACTGGGTTATTGATGCTTATACGACGAGCGATCGCTACCCCTATTCCGATCCCGGAGGGCAACCCTTTAACTATATTCGCAACTCAGTAAAGGTCGTTGTCGATGCCTACAATGGCAAGGTCTATTTTTTCATCAGCGATGATGCCGATCCGATGATCCAGACCTTCGCTAAAATCTTTCCCAACCTCTTCCGCTCTTTAGAAGAAATGCCCCAATCTCTCAGGGTACATATTCGCTATCCTGTAGACTTGTTTAGCATCCAATCTAATCAACTGCTCACCTATCACATGCGCGATCCTCAAGTCTTTTACAACCGGGAGGATCAATGGCGTGTTCCCCTAGAAATCTATGGCGGTCAACCCCAAACCGTACAACCCTATTATTTGATTATTAAATTACCCACCGAAAACCGAGAAGAATTTATCTTACTCCATCCCTTTACCCCCGCCAGCCGTAATAACCTCATTGCCTGGTTAGCCGGTCGTTCCGATGGAGAAAGTTATGGTAAACTATTACTCTATCAATTTTCTAAACAACAGCTCATTTATGGGCCGGAACAAATTGATGCTCTGATTAATCAAGACCCAGAAATTTCCCGGCAAATTTCCCTATGGAACCGGCAGGGTTCAAAAGCAATTCAAGGCAATCTTCTGGTCATTCCTATCGAAAAATCCTTACTCTACGTCGAACCTCTTTATTTAGAAGCCGAGCAAAATAGTCTGCCAACCCTAGTCCGAGTGATTGTCGCCTATGAAAATCAAATTATCATGGCCGATAGCCTGGATAAAGCGCTCAATGCTATCTTTAATTCCTCCAATTCTCCTCCCTCAAATGCTCCGACACCTGTGATTCGTAACTTAAATGAAATTGGGCCACCCTAG